The proteins below are encoded in one region of Corvus hawaiiensis isolate bCorHaw1 chromosome 3, bCorHaw1.pri.cur, whole genome shotgun sequence:
- the ZNF512 gene encoding zinc finger protein 512 isoform X2, producing the protein MRGGGGGGSDARTGHPRQQKLKKSLGNKKSKQLEEVETAVLGVNSNYDDTVSNISSASPKGPVNGSAEPRSKRTIRRPAYWLEMRGMKSSVNKSSEKKGEVLLKGKRKSEEREGKDVKESPKKKQKISGKKQQAGTKQNSRTKGHCAQKEPETYGTGSMEEQWSLEIQDKGRVTCPTCRAVVRKTVEGLKKHMVNCRKEMFTCHHCGKQLKSLAGMKYHVMADHNNQPVVKEGEELDEQLERDRLRKVLKRMGKLKCTREGCTGSFTSIMGYLYHVKKCGKAASELEKMAMKCHHCGKAYRSKAGLVYHLRSKHGPVTFLHEERRTENLKEMKREQNNTGRVQRRSAKVAIYYLHELAGEELAKEWPKRKVLQDLIPDDRKLKYTRPGLPTFSQDVLCKWKTEIKMYRRVHCPNQGCESVYGSVSGLKSHLGTCTLGDFVAGKYKCLLCEKEFISESGVKYHINSVHAEDWFDVNTTTTKSFEKLMKIRQREEQRKQRKKRPLTRGKKKRAGTLAAKKLPTVGVEKMRRSKRGCPQRVDNESASSEEGAPQVAQRAEVPKTSRKRGRSKSLEDEKE; encoded by the exons ATgcggggcggcggcggtggcggctcG GATGCCAGGACTGGACATCCCAGACAGCAGAAGCTCAAGAAGTCCTTGGGAAATAAGAA GTCTAAGCAACTTGAGGAGGTGGAAACTGCTGTTCTAGGAGTGAACAGTAACTATGATGACACAGTCAGCAACATTTCCTCTGCCTCACCAAAGGGCCCAGTGAACGGGAGTGCAGAGCCCAGAAGCAAGCGGACCATTCGCAGGCCTGCTTACTGGTTGGAAATGAGAGGAATGAAAAGCAGTGTTAAcaaatcttcagaaaaaaaag GAGAAGTACTTTTGAAAGGCAAGAGGAAATCTGAGGAAAGGGAAGGCAAAGATGTTAAAGAGTCTCccaagaagaagcagaagattTCGG ggaaaaaacagcAAGCTGGAACAAAACAGAACTCTAGAACGAAAGGCCACTGTGCTCAGAAAGAGCCAGAAACCTATGGCACAG GTAGTATGGAAGAGCAATGGTCTTTAGAGATTCAGGACAAAGGCCGAGTTACCTGTCCAACGTGCCGGGCTGTGGTGAGAAAGACTGTAGAAGGACTGAAGAAACATATGGTAAATTGCAGGAAG GAAATGTTCACATGTCATCACTGCGGGAAGCAGCTGAAGTCTTTAGCAGGGATGAAATACCATGTCATGGCAGACCATAACAATCAG CCAGTTgtgaaggagggagaagaaTTGGATGAGCAGCTTGAGCGAGACCGCCTTCGGAAGGTTTTGAAGCGTATGGGAAAACTAAAGTGTACAAGGGAG GGCTGCACAGGCAGCTTCACCAGCATAATGGGATACCTATATCATGTTAAAAAATGTGGGAAGGCTGCTTCTGAGCTGGAGAAAATGGCTATGAAGTGCCATCACTGTGGAAAAGCATACAGATCAAAGGCAGGACTTGTCTACCACCTCCGATCTAAGCACGGGCCG GTCACTTTCCTCCATGAGGAGAGAAGAACAGAGAacctgaaagaaatgaaacGGGAGCAAAACAACACAGGCAGAGTTCAGAGGAGATCTGCAAAGGTAGCGATCTACTATCTCCATGAGCTGGCTGGAGAAGAGCTGGCCAAAGAGTGGCCCAAAAGAAAAGTTCTGCAGGACTTGATTCCAGATGATCGGAAG CTGAAATACACTCGTCCTGGACTGCCCACGTTTAGTCAAGATGTGCTGTGCAAATGGAAAACGGAGATAAAGATGTACCGAAGAGTCCACTGCCCAAATCAG GGTTGTGAATCTGTGTATGGCAGTGTCTCAGGACTCAAATCTCACCTTGGCACATGTACCTTG GGAGACTTTGTGGCTGGTAAATACAAGTGTCTTCTGTGTGAGAAGGAGTTCATTTCAGAGAGTGGGGTCAAGTATCACATCAACTCTGTGCATGCTGAG GACTGGTTTGATGTGAATACAACGACCACCAAAAGCTTTGAGAAGCTAATGAAAATTCGCCAAAGGGAAGAGCAAAGGAAGCAACGGAAGAAACGTCCTTTGACCAGGGGCAAAAAGAAGAGAGCTGGCACCCTGGCTGCCAAGAAGCTCCCCACTGTTGGAGTTGAAAAAATGAGGAGAAGTAAGAGAGGTTGTCCACAGCGAGTGGACAACGAGAGTGCAAGCAGTGAGGAAGGGGCACCCCAAGTTGCACAGAGAGCTGAAGTTCCAAAAACCAGCCGCAAGCGAGGCCGAAGTAAATCCCTAGAAGATGAGAAGGAGTAA
- the ZNF512 gene encoding zinc finger protein 512 isoform X3, giving the protein MGSDVGIAGASRLPRDRQRGCAARPDADARTGHPRQQKLKKSLGNKKSKQLEEVETAVLGVNSNYDDTVSNISSASPKGPVNGSAEPRSKRTIRRPAYWLEMRGMKSSVNKSSEKKGKKQQAGTKQNSRTKGHCAQKEPETYGTGSMEEQWSLEIQDKGRVTCPTCRAVVRKTVEGLKKHMVNCRKEMFTCHHCGKQLKSLAGMKYHVMADHNNQPVVKEGEELDEQLERDRLRKVLKRMGKLKCTREGCTGSFTSIMGYLYHVKKCGKAASELEKMAMKCHHCGKAYRSKAGLVYHLRSKHGPVTFLHEERRTENLKEMKREQNNTGRVQRRSAKVAIYYLHELAGEELAKEWPKRKVLQDLIPDDRKLKYTRPGLPTFSQDVLCKWKTEIKMYRRVHCPNQGCESVYGSVSGLKSHLGTCTLGDFVAGKYKCLLCEKEFISESGVKYHINSVHAEDWFDVNTTTTKSFEKLMKIRQREEQRKQRKKRPLTRGKKKRAGTLAAKKLPTVGVEKMRRSKRGCPQRVDNESASSEEGAPQVAQRAEVPKTSRKRGRSKSLEDEKE; this is encoded by the exons ATGGGCTCCGATGTCGGGATAGCGGGAGCGAGCCGGCTTCCCCGGGACCGCCAGCGGGGCTGTGCGGCCCGGCCCGACGCG GATGCCAGGACTGGACATCCCAGACAGCAGAAGCTCAAGAAGTCCTTGGGAAATAAGAA GTCTAAGCAACTTGAGGAGGTGGAAACTGCTGTTCTAGGAGTGAACAGTAACTATGATGACACAGTCAGCAACATTTCCTCTGCCTCACCAAAGGGCCCAGTGAACGGGAGTGCAGAGCCCAGAAGCAAGCGGACCATTCGCAGGCCTGCTTACTGGTTGGAAATGAGAGGAATGAAAAGCAGTGTTAAcaaatcttcagaaaaaaaag ggaaaaaacagcAAGCTGGAACAAAACAGAACTCTAGAACGAAAGGCCACTGTGCTCAGAAAGAGCCAGAAACCTATGGCACAG GTAGTATGGAAGAGCAATGGTCTTTAGAGATTCAGGACAAAGGCCGAGTTACCTGTCCAACGTGCCGGGCTGTGGTGAGAAAGACTGTAGAAGGACTGAAGAAACATATGGTAAATTGCAGGAAG GAAATGTTCACATGTCATCACTGCGGGAAGCAGCTGAAGTCTTTAGCAGGGATGAAATACCATGTCATGGCAGACCATAACAATCAG CCAGTTgtgaaggagggagaagaaTTGGATGAGCAGCTTGAGCGAGACCGCCTTCGGAAGGTTTTGAAGCGTATGGGAAAACTAAAGTGTACAAGGGAG GGCTGCACAGGCAGCTTCACCAGCATAATGGGATACCTATATCATGTTAAAAAATGTGGGAAGGCTGCTTCTGAGCTGGAGAAAATGGCTATGAAGTGCCATCACTGTGGAAAAGCATACAGATCAAAGGCAGGACTTGTCTACCACCTCCGATCTAAGCACGGGCCG GTCACTTTCCTCCATGAGGAGAGAAGAACAGAGAacctgaaagaaatgaaacGGGAGCAAAACAACACAGGCAGAGTTCAGAGGAGATCTGCAAAGGTAGCGATCTACTATCTCCATGAGCTGGCTGGAGAAGAGCTGGCCAAAGAGTGGCCCAAAAGAAAAGTTCTGCAGGACTTGATTCCAGATGATCGGAAG CTGAAATACACTCGTCCTGGACTGCCCACGTTTAGTCAAGATGTGCTGTGCAAATGGAAAACGGAGATAAAGATGTACCGAAGAGTCCACTGCCCAAATCAG GGTTGTGAATCTGTGTATGGCAGTGTCTCAGGACTCAAATCTCACCTTGGCACATGTACCTTG GGAGACTTTGTGGCTGGTAAATACAAGTGTCTTCTGTGTGAGAAGGAGTTCATTTCAGAGAGTGGGGTCAAGTATCACATCAACTCTGTGCATGCTGAG GACTGGTTTGATGTGAATACAACGACCACCAAAAGCTTTGAGAAGCTAATGAAAATTCGCCAAAGGGAAGAGCAAAGGAAGCAACGGAAGAAACGTCCTTTGACCAGGGGCAAAAAGAAGAGAGCTGGCACCCTGGCTGCCAAGAAGCTCCCCACTGTTGGAGTTGAAAAAATGAGGAGAAGTAAGAGAGGTTGTCCACAGCGAGTGGACAACGAGAGTGCAAGCAGTGAGGAAGGGGCACCCCAAGTTGCACAGAGAGCTGAAGTTCCAAAAACCAGCCGCAAGCGAGGCCGAAGTAAATCCCTAGAAGATGAGAAGGAGTAA
- the ZNF512 gene encoding zinc finger protein 512 isoform X1: MGSDVGIAGASRLPRDRQRGCAARPDADARTGHPRQQKLKKSLGNKKSKQLEEVETAVLGVNSNYDDTVSNISSASPKGPVNGSAEPRSKRTIRRPAYWLEMRGMKSSVNKSSEKKGEVLLKGKRKSEEREGKDVKESPKKKQKISGKKQQAGTKQNSRTKGHCAQKEPETYGTGSMEEQWSLEIQDKGRVTCPTCRAVVRKTVEGLKKHMVNCRKEMFTCHHCGKQLKSLAGMKYHVMADHNNQPVVKEGEELDEQLERDRLRKVLKRMGKLKCTREGCTGSFTSIMGYLYHVKKCGKAASELEKMAMKCHHCGKAYRSKAGLVYHLRSKHGPVTFLHEERRTENLKEMKREQNNTGRVQRRSAKVAIYYLHELAGEELAKEWPKRKVLQDLIPDDRKLKYTRPGLPTFSQDVLCKWKTEIKMYRRVHCPNQGCESVYGSVSGLKSHLGTCTLGDFVAGKYKCLLCEKEFISESGVKYHINSVHAEDWFDVNTTTTKSFEKLMKIRQREEQRKQRKKRPLTRGKKKRAGTLAAKKLPTVGVEKMRRSKRGCPQRVDNESASSEEGAPQVAQRAEVPKTSRKRGRSKSLEDEKE; encoded by the exons ATGGGCTCCGATGTCGGGATAGCGGGAGCGAGCCGGCTTCCCCGGGACCGCCAGCGGGGCTGTGCGGCCCGGCCCGACGCG GATGCCAGGACTGGACATCCCAGACAGCAGAAGCTCAAGAAGTCCTTGGGAAATAAGAA GTCTAAGCAACTTGAGGAGGTGGAAACTGCTGTTCTAGGAGTGAACAGTAACTATGATGACACAGTCAGCAACATTTCCTCTGCCTCACCAAAGGGCCCAGTGAACGGGAGTGCAGAGCCCAGAAGCAAGCGGACCATTCGCAGGCCTGCTTACTGGTTGGAAATGAGAGGAATGAAAAGCAGTGTTAAcaaatcttcagaaaaaaaag GAGAAGTACTTTTGAAAGGCAAGAGGAAATCTGAGGAAAGGGAAGGCAAAGATGTTAAAGAGTCTCccaagaagaagcagaagattTCGG ggaaaaaacagcAAGCTGGAACAAAACAGAACTCTAGAACGAAAGGCCACTGTGCTCAGAAAGAGCCAGAAACCTATGGCACAG GTAGTATGGAAGAGCAATGGTCTTTAGAGATTCAGGACAAAGGCCGAGTTACCTGTCCAACGTGCCGGGCTGTGGTGAGAAAGACTGTAGAAGGACTGAAGAAACATATGGTAAATTGCAGGAAG GAAATGTTCACATGTCATCACTGCGGGAAGCAGCTGAAGTCTTTAGCAGGGATGAAATACCATGTCATGGCAGACCATAACAATCAG CCAGTTgtgaaggagggagaagaaTTGGATGAGCAGCTTGAGCGAGACCGCCTTCGGAAGGTTTTGAAGCGTATGGGAAAACTAAAGTGTACAAGGGAG GGCTGCACAGGCAGCTTCACCAGCATAATGGGATACCTATATCATGTTAAAAAATGTGGGAAGGCTGCTTCTGAGCTGGAGAAAATGGCTATGAAGTGCCATCACTGTGGAAAAGCATACAGATCAAAGGCAGGACTTGTCTACCACCTCCGATCTAAGCACGGGCCG GTCACTTTCCTCCATGAGGAGAGAAGAACAGAGAacctgaaagaaatgaaacGGGAGCAAAACAACACAGGCAGAGTTCAGAGGAGATCTGCAAAGGTAGCGATCTACTATCTCCATGAGCTGGCTGGAGAAGAGCTGGCCAAAGAGTGGCCCAAAAGAAAAGTTCTGCAGGACTTGATTCCAGATGATCGGAAG CTGAAATACACTCGTCCTGGACTGCCCACGTTTAGTCAAGATGTGCTGTGCAAATGGAAAACGGAGATAAAGATGTACCGAAGAGTCCACTGCCCAAATCAG GGTTGTGAATCTGTGTATGGCAGTGTCTCAGGACTCAAATCTCACCTTGGCACATGTACCTTG GGAGACTTTGTGGCTGGTAAATACAAGTGTCTTCTGTGTGAGAAGGAGTTCATTTCAGAGAGTGGGGTCAAGTATCACATCAACTCTGTGCATGCTGAG GACTGGTTTGATGTGAATACAACGACCACCAAAAGCTTTGAGAAGCTAATGAAAATTCGCCAAAGGGAAGAGCAAAGGAAGCAACGGAAGAAACGTCCTTTGACCAGGGGCAAAAAGAAGAGAGCTGGCACCCTGGCTGCCAAGAAGCTCCCCACTGTTGGAGTTGAAAAAATGAGGAGAAGTAAGAGAGGTTGTCCACAGCGAGTGGACAACGAGAGTGCAAGCAGTGAGGAAGGGGCACCCCAAGTTGCACAGAGAGCTGAAGTTCCAAAAACCAGCCGCAAGCGAGGCCGAAGTAAATCCCTAGAAGATGAGAAGGAGTAA